From a region of the Odoribacter splanchnicus DSM 20712 genome:
- a CDS encoding acyl-CoA carboxylase subunit beta encodes MATNQDKVKELIDLRNQAKLGGGEKRIESQHKKGKYTARERIAMLLDEDSFEEFDMFVTHRCNNFGMEKTKFLGDGVVTGQGTINGRIVFVFAQDFTVFGGALSEMLAQKICKVMDKAMTVGAPIIGLNDSGGARIQEGVNSLAGYAEIFERNILASGVIPQISAIFGPCAGGAVYSPALTDFILMTDQSSYMFVTGPKVVKTVTGEDISTEDLGGAEVHSTKSGVSHFMVENEEEGISLIRDLLSYLPSNNLEEAPMMVCNDPIDRLEDKLNSLIPDNPNLPYNMLEVIEAIVDQGKFLEVHKRYARNIIVGFCRMGGRSVGIIANQPSFYAGVLDIESSRKAARFVRFCDCFNIPILTLVDVPGFLPGRVQEYGGIITHGAKLMFAYGEATVPKVTVTLRKSYGGAHDVMSCKQLRGDFNYAWPTAQIAVMGAKGAIEVLYGKEVAAITDPEAKAKFIAEKEEEYNHAFANPYKAASYGYIDDVIEPRNTRFRVIRAFQSLQTKRVTNPMKKHSNIPL; translated from the coding sequence AACGGATCGAATCTCAGCACAAAAAGGGTAAATATACAGCCCGGGAAAGAATCGCCATGTTGCTGGACGAAGACAGCTTCGAAGAATTCGATATGTTCGTCACACACCGGTGTAATAATTTCGGCATGGAAAAGACAAAATTCCTCGGAGACGGAGTTGTTACCGGACAAGGAACGATCAACGGACGTATCGTATTTGTATTTGCACAGGATTTTACCGTATTCGGAGGAGCACTTTCAGAAATGTTGGCTCAGAAGATCTGCAAAGTCATGGACAAAGCGATGACGGTAGGAGCTCCGATCATCGGATTGAACGATTCCGGTGGTGCACGTATTCAGGAAGGCGTAAATTCATTGGCAGGATATGCTGAAATTTTCGAGCGTAACATCCTGGCTTCCGGGGTTATTCCACAGATATCCGCTATTTTCGGCCCCTGTGCCGGTGGAGCCGTATACTCTCCTGCCCTGACCGACTTCATCCTGATGACCGATCAGAGTTCTTACATGTTCGTTACCGGACCGAAGGTGGTAAAAACCGTTACCGGCGAAGATATCAGTACAGAAGACCTGGGAGGTGCAGAAGTTCACTCGACCAAATCGGGCGTTTCTCATTTTATGGTAGAAAACGAAGAAGAAGGTATTTCTCTGATCCGTGATCTGCTTTCTTATCTGCCTTCCAACAACCTCGAAGAAGCGCCGATGATGGTATGCAACGACCCGATCGATCGTCTGGAAGACAAATTGAACAGCCTGATTCCGGATAATCCCAATCTGCCGTACAATATGCTGGAAGTAATCGAAGCAATCGTAGACCAGGGTAAATTCCTCGAAGTACACAAACGTTATGCCCGGAATATCATCGTCGGTTTCTGCCGGATGGGAGGACGTTCTGTGGGTATTATCGCCAACCAGCCTAGTTTCTATGCCGGAGTACTCGATATCGAATCATCGCGTAAAGCAGCTCGTTTCGTTCGCTTCTGCGACTGTTTCAATATTCCGATCCTGACGTTGGTAGACGTACCGGGATTCTTACCGGGCCGTGTGCAGGAATACGGCGGCATCATCACCCACGGAGCCAAATTGATGTTCGCTTACGGCGAAGCTACCGTTCCTAAAGTAACCGTTACTTTACGTAAATCCTACGGAGGAGCACACGACGTGATGTCCTGTAAACAACTTCGCGGCGACTTCAACTACGCCTGGCCGACAGCCCAGATTGCCGTGATGGGTGCCAAAGGTGCTATCGAAGTACTATACGGTAAGGAAGTAGCAGCGATCACCGATCCGGAAGCAAAAGCTAAATTTATCGCAGAGAAAGAGGAAGAATACAATCATGCATTCGCTAATCCTTACAAAGCAGCTTCTTACGGTTATATCGACGATGTGATCGAACCACGCAACACCCGTTTCCGTGTGATCCGGGCCTTCCAGTCTTTACAGACGAAGCGTGTCACTAACCCGATGAAGAAACATTCTAATATACCTTTATAA
- a CDS encoding OadG family protein: MTILAIDWGYALLVTGMGIGTVFLLLIVLIWVIGLQTKIINGITGHSKGASEEATVRTTETHPTPHEQAAIAMAMHLYFDAHDEEPHVITIQEVEKRYSPWSSKIYSMRNTIIK; encoded by the coding sequence ATGACCATATTAGCAATCGACTGGGGCTATGCGCTCCTGGTCACGGGAATGGGAATCGGAACTGTATTTTTACTGCTTATTGTTTTGATTTGGGTAATTGGTTTGCAAACCAAAATCATCAATGGCATCACAGGCCACTCGAAAGGGGCTTCTGAAGAAGCGACCGTAAGGACGACAGAAACCCATCCGACGCCTCACGAACAAGCAGCCATAGCCATGGCTATGCACCTGTACTTCGATGCCCACGATGAAGAGCCGCATGTCATCACGATTCAGGAAGTAGAAAAGCGCTATTCGCCATGGAGTTCCAAAATTTACAGCATGAGAAATACGATTATCAAGTAA
- a CDS encoding biotin/lipoyl-containing protein has product MNKFKITIDGNNYDVTVNLTDHHKANVEVNGISYDVSYESKNTVAAPIRKSTAPGTPQVHVSAPAAAASSATSIKAPLPGTIMTINVKVGDQVKRGDTLVVMEAMKMENNIMANKDGQVKAIHVTVGQTVVQDDKLVDLQ; this is encoded by the coding sequence ATGAATAAATTTAAAATCACTATCGACGGAAATAATTACGACGTCACAGTGAATCTAACGGATCATCATAAAGCTAACGTAGAAGTAAACGGGATATCTTACGATGTAAGCTATGAAAGCAAAAATACGGTTGCAGCTCCTATCCGCAAATCGACAGCTCCCGGTACCCCACAGGTACATGTTTCAGCACCGGCTGCTGCAGCATCCAGTGCCACCAGTATCAAAGCTCCGCTTCCCGGAACGATCATGACCATCAACGTAAAAGTCGGTGATCAGGTGAAACGGGGAGATACCTTAGTCGTCATGGAAGCCATGAAAATGGAAAACAACATTATGGCTAACAAGGACGGACAGGTGAAAGCCATCCATGTCACTGTCGGACAGACGGTCGTACAGGACGATAAACTGGTTGATCTGCAGTAA
- a CDS encoding sodium ion-translocating decarboxylase subunit beta: MKQMKKYLFRLVAFLGLTITPFIASAEEVSLGESISKFLNDTGFARLVEGNWLCLVMIAVACLLFYLAIVKKFEPLLLLPIAFGMLLTNLPGAGLYHPELFEGGHIHWPDFANANNVGLLDYIYLGVKLGIYPCVIFIGVGAMTDFGPLLANPKSFLLGAAAQIGIFATFLGALVLGFNYAEAGSIGIIGGADGPTAIYLTSKLAPNLLGPIAVAAYSYMALVPVIQPPIMKMLTTQKEREIVMKQLRKVSKTEKIIFPIIVTVFVSLLLPSAAPLIGCLMLGNLMRESGVVERLSKTVQNELMNITTIFLGVSVGATTTATAFLNYQTLAILVIGILAFALGSAGGVLLAKFMNLFTKNKINPLIGSAGVSAVPMAARVSQTVGQEANPGNFLLMHAMGPNVAGVIGSAVAAGILLSFLG, from the coding sequence ATGAAACAAATGAAAAAATATCTCTTTCGGCTGGTTGCCTTTCTGGGCCTGACTATTACGCCCTTTATCGCCAGTGCCGAAGAAGTCAGTTTAGGAGAAAGCATCAGTAAATTCCTGAACGACACCGGATTTGCCCGCCTTGTCGAGGGCAACTGGTTGTGTTTGGTGATGATAGCTGTCGCTTGTTTATTATTCTATCTGGCTATCGTTAAAAAGTTCGAGCCTCTGTTATTGTTGCCTATCGCTTTCGGTATGTTGCTGACCAATCTGCCGGGAGCCGGATTGTATCATCCGGAACTATTTGAAGGAGGACACATTCATTGGCCGGATTTTGCAAATGCCAATAACGTCGGATTGCTGGATTACATCTACCTCGGAGTGAAACTGGGTATCTATCCCTGTGTCATTTTCATCGGTGTAGGAGCAATGACCGATTTCGGTCCGCTGTTAGCCAATCCGAAAAGTTTCCTATTGGGAGCAGCAGCCCAGATCGGTATCTTCGCTACTTTCCTGGGAGCTTTGGTTCTCGGATTCAACTATGCCGAAGCCGGTTCGATCGGTATTATCGGTGGAGCCGACGGCCCGACCGCCATTTATCTGACTTCTAAGTTAGCACCCAATTTATTAGGCCCGATCGCCGTGGCTGCCTATTCCTATATGGCTTTGGTACCGGTCATCCAACCGCCTATTATGAAAATGCTGACTACTCAGAAAGAGCGCGAGATCGTCATGAAGCAATTGCGTAAAGTATCTAAAACAGAAAAAATCATATTCCCGATCATCGTTACTGTTTTTGTATCTTTATTGTTACCTTCTGCCGCTCCGCTGATCGGTTGTTTGATGTTAGGTAACCTGATGCGTGAAAGTGGAGTTGTAGAACGTCTGAGTAAGACTGTTCAGAACGAACTGATGAATATTACCACCATCTTTCTGGGTGTTTCGGTTGGAGCGACAACTACCGCAACAGCTTTCCTGAACTACCAAACTCTGGCCATCCTGGTAATCGGAATCCTGGCTTTCGCTTTGGGAAGTGCCGGAGGAGTATTGCTGGCTAAATTTATGAACTTGTTTACCAAGAATAAGATCAACCCGCTGATCGGTTCTGCCGGTGTATCGGCCGTTCCGATGGCAGCCCGTGTATCTCAGACTGTAGGTCAGGAAGCCAATCCTGGCAACTTCTTGCTGATGCATGCCATGGGTCCCAATGTAGCCGGAGTTATCGGTTCTGCTGTTGCAGCCGGTATCCTGCTCTCTTTCCTCGGATAA
- a CDS encoding DUF488 domain-containing protein: MIQIKIKRVYDDPEPGDGYRVLVDRLWPRGIKKACLSYDEWAKEITPSPGLRTWFHDDISRHWEEFTSMYKEELEHSQAVKDFLSRIGTYPVVTLLYASKDPVHNHARILQNYLETQLKK, translated from the coding sequence ATGATACAAATCAAAATAAAACGGGTATATGACGATCCGGAACCGGGGGACGGTTACCGGGTATTAGTCGACAGGCTCTGGCCCAGAGGGATAAAAAAAGCATGTTTATCCTACGATGAATGGGCTAAAGAAATCACTCCCTCTCCCGGTTTAAGAACCTGGTTTCATGACGATATCTCCCGACATTGGGAAGAATTTACTTCGATGTATAAAGAAGAGTTGGAGCACTCGCAAGCCGTTAAAGATTTTCTTTCCAGAATCGGGACTTATCCGGTAGTAACCTTGTTATATGCTTCGAAAGATCCTGTTCACAACCATGCCCGGATTCTACAGAACTACCTGGAAACCCAGCTAAAAAAATAA
- the pepT gene encoding peptidase T — MELKERFLKYVGFDTQSDPESETYPSTAKQLILLNYLAEEMKELGLEDVEVDANGYAMGTIPATPGYEDRPVIGFISHVDTSPDMSGADIHPRIIENYDGGDICLNEQLTMTLADFPELAFFKGHTLITTDGTTLLGADDKAGVAEIMTAAEYLMKHPEVKHGRIRIGFTPDEEIGKGVDFFDVKHFGATFAYTVDGGFEGELEYENFNAASARIEVQGRNIHPGYAKDKMINALQVVNELNNLLPPCQRPEHTEGYEGFYHLISIRGEVENASSEYIIRDHSRVKFEEKKRYLQAVTALLTGKYGEGVIKLTLKDQYYNMREMVEPYPEVIDKAFQAMEKAGVTPIVRPIRGGTDGARLSYMGLPCPNLFTGGMNFHGKYEYCSLNTMQKAMQTILNLIELWGK, encoded by the coding sequence ATGGAATTAAAAGAGCGTTTTTTGAAATATGTCGGATTCGATACCCAGAGTGATCCGGAGAGTGAAACCTATCCGTCGACTGCGAAACAATTGATTCTGCTGAATTATCTGGCCGAAGAGATGAAAGAGCTGGGGTTGGAGGATGTGGAAGTCGATGCCAATGGTTATGCGATGGGTACTATTCCGGCAACTCCCGGGTATGAAGACCGGCCGGTGATCGGTTTTATCTCGCATGTCGATACGAGTCCCGATATGAGTGGGGCCGATATCCATCCCCGTATCATTGAAAATTACGATGGGGGAGATATCTGTCTGAACGAGCAATTGACGATGACGCTGGCAGATTTTCCGGAGTTGGCTTTCTTCAAGGGGCATACCTTGATCACAACCGACGGTACGACGCTGTTGGGAGCCGACGATAAAGCAGGGGTGGCAGAGATCATGACCGCTGCCGAATATCTGATGAAGCATCCAGAAGTGAAACACGGCAGAATCCGGATCGGCTTTACGCCCGACGAAGAAATCGGAAAAGGGGTAGACTTTTTTGATGTAAAACATTTCGGTGCCACCTTTGCTTATACCGTAGACGGAGGCTTTGAAGGAGAGCTGGAATATGAGAATTTCAATGCTGCCAGTGCCCGGATCGAAGTACAAGGACGCAATATTCATCCGGGTTATGCGAAGGATAAGATGATCAATGCTTTGCAGGTAGTCAACGAATTGAATAACTTATTGCCTCCTTGTCAGCGGCCCGAACATACGGAAGGTTACGAAGGTTTTTATCATCTGATCAGTATCAGGGGAGAAGTAGAAAATGCTTCCAGTGAATATATCATCCGGGACCATTCGCGGGTGAAATTTGAAGAGAAAAAACGCTACCTCCAGGCTGTTACCGCTCTGTTGACCGGGAAGTACGGAGAAGGGGTGATCAAACTAACCCTGAAAGATCAGTATTATAATATGCGTGAAATGGTCGAACCTTATCCCGAAGTAATCGATAAAGCCTTCCAGGCGATGGAAAAGGCCGGTGTTACTCCGATCGTTCGTCCTATCCGCGGCGGTACGGATGGTGCCCGTTTGTCCTATATGGGACTGCCTTGTCCGAACTTATTTACAGGAGGTATGAATTTCCATGGAAAATATGAATACTGCTCGCTGAATACAATGCAAAAAGCGATGCAGACGATTTTGAATCTGATCGAATTGTGGGGTAAATAA
- a CDS encoding OPT family oligopeptide transporter codes for MEQEEQKLNSLPDNAYRELKPGEVYKPIMPANSKPREVTTYSVVFGIIMAIVFSAAAAYLGLKVGQVFEAAIPIAIIAVGCGNLMKKNNMLGQNVIIQSIGASSGVIVAGAIFTLPALYILGLDAKFYQIFLSSLLGGLLGILMLIPFRKYFVKDMHGKYPFPEATATTEVLVSGEKKGNQAKLLAVSGLVGGLYDFFISTFGWWTETISTRIMGWGEMLAEKTKLVFKVNTGAAVLGLGYIVGLKYAAIICAGSFTVWFVLIPFLSYFADGQTVAVGEGVSMLIRDMSPEQLFTNYARHIGIGGIAMAGIVGIIRSSGIIKQALGLAVKELGGKKGSEEVAERTQHDLSMKFILIGLLATLITTFIFFQFGVLGNLFQTIVAILIVFIISFLFTTVAANAIAIVGTNPVSGMTLMTLILASLVLVSAGLSGTNGMMAAMVIGGVVCTALSMAGGFITDLKIGYWIGTTPAKQERWKFLGTVVSAATVAGVMMILNQTYGFVGENALVAPQANAMAAVIKPLMEGGATPWMLYFAGAALALILTMIGVPALAFALGMFIPLDLNTPLLIGGLVSWYVSTRSKDEKVNKMRRERGTLIASGFIAGGALMGVISAVLKYAGADWYATWSGAEWLAIVMYVVIIGYFIWDSLRAKEE; via the coding sequence ATGGAACAAGAAGAACAAAAGCTAAATTCGTTGCCCGATAACGCCTATCGGGAGTTGAAGCCTGGCGAAGTGTATAAACCGATTATGCCGGCTAATTCGAAACCCCGGGAAGTAACGACTTACTCGGTGGTTTTCGGTATTATTATGGCTATCGTCTTTTCGGCAGCTGCAGCTTATCTGGGACTGAAGGTGGGACAGGTGTTCGAGGCTGCTATCCCGATCGCTATTATCGCGGTTGGATGCGGAAATCTGATGAAAAAGAATAATATGCTCGGACAGAATGTGATCATTCAATCTATCGGGGCTAGCTCGGGAGTGATCGTTGCCGGAGCGATCTTTACATTACCTGCTTTGTATATTCTTGGTCTGGATGCTAAATTTTATCAGATTTTTTTATCCTCTTTACTCGGAGGATTGTTGGGTATTCTGATGCTGATCCCTTTCCGTAAATATTTTGTAAAAGATATGCACGGGAAATACCCTTTCCCGGAAGCTACGGCGACGACCGAGGTGCTGGTTTCGGGTGAAAAAAAGGGAAACCAGGCGAAATTATTGGCGGTGAGTGGATTGGTCGGTGGATTATATGACTTTTTTATCAGTACTTTCGGTTGGTGGACAGAGACCATCTCCACCCGGATCATGGGTTGGGGAGAGATGCTGGCTGAAAAAACGAAGCTGGTATTTAAAGTGAATACAGGGGCTGCAGTGTTAGGCCTGGGATATATTGTCGGATTGAAATACGCCGCTATTATCTGTGCCGGTTCGTTTACCGTGTGGTTTGTGCTGATCCCGTTTCTGAGTTATTTTGCAGATGGACAGACTGTTGCTGTAGGAGAAGGGGTTTCTATGCTGATCCGGGACATGTCGCCCGAACAGTTATTTACGAATTATGCCCGTCATATCGGTATCGGTGGTATCGCTATGGCCGGTATCGTCGGCATTATCCGTTCGTCGGGTATTATCAAACAAGCCTTAGGCCTGGCGGTAAAAGAATTGGGGGGAAAGAAGGGAAGTGAAGAAGTGGCAGAACGTACACAGCATGATCTTTCGATGAAGTTTATTCTGATCGGTTTGCTGGCGACTTTGATTACCACTTTCATTTTCTTCCAGTTCGGTGTACTGGGTAATCTCTTCCAGACCATTGTCGCCATACTGATTGTGTTTATTATTTCTTTCCTGTTTACTACGGTGGCTGCTAATGCTATCGCTATCGTGGGGACGAATCCGGTATCGGGAATGACTTTGATGACATTGATCCTGGCTTCGCTGGTTTTGGTGAGTGCCGGGTTGAGCGGGACAAACGGCATGATGGCTGCCATGGTCATCGGTGGCGTGGTTTGTACTGCTTTGTCTATGGCCGGAGGTTTTATTACCGACTTGAAAATCGGTTATTGGATCGGTACGACTCCCGCAAAACAGGAGCGGTGGAAATTTCTGGGAACCGTTGTTTCTGCCGCTACGGTGGCCGGAGTAATGATGATCCTGAATCAGACTTACGGATTTGTAGGTGAAAATGCTTTGGTGGCTCCCCAGGCGAATGCGATGGCTGCTGTTATCAAACCTTTGATGGAAGGAGGAGCGACTCCCTGGATGCTGTATTTTGCCGGTGCCGCACTCGCATTGATTCTGACCATGATCGGGGTACCTGCCCTGGCTTTTGCCCTGGGAATGTTTATTCCGTTGGATCTGAATACGCCTTTATTGATCGGAGGGCTGGTCAGTTGGTATGTATCTACCCGTAGTAAAGATGAAAAAGTAAATAAGATGCGCCGTGAACGCGGTACACTGATCGCTTCCGGGTTTATAGCAGGGGGAGCCCTGATGGGAGTTATCAGTGCCGTATTGAAATATGCCGGAGCAGATTGGTATGCTACCTGGAGCGGGGCAGAATGGCTGGCCATTGTCATGTATGTCGTTATTATCGGTTACTTTATCTGGGATTCGTTGAGAGCCAAAGAAGAGTAA
- a CDS encoding VWA domain-containing protein: protein MTREEIESVYSRDVLDRNWWGNFPEPLDLLGKDFPKTADIYRLMPVCARIALHMGGELPRIIFSKEGRARMDFNSVVMNPEILSLKVSEQVRAEVFFGQYIHQVGHICYSRGVYEKYRCTLQQKYFIHLIEDRRIEGRIARVYPGYYYYLNAARRMQFTLALLRAEQELKFTDLDDVRYNYLATRVLFPELLEYEVFKTRLLPHRSRLGWIDGLLDTITDYASLEPRQVVELAQQISARFITKDEELPPMFNYYSRVMMNLPLEVEGAPVDIDVKILDDLFLDLSKSLDLVPWADIEEDTKGALKRAGSPVAERYRELDASCGVVDPVLMRRARELAAKIRLNFLTFQAKMNKACVFYEQESGDLDEDELYRVHLNPHIFIEELPAPSALLEVVIMLDLSGSMTDENKLELQLVLSVALALAFEANPDIRFSIYGHRVKQERVEIVRFHEPGKRLEIKKLFSQEGMYVNADGFAIHYATQKFRTTTQNKLLFMISDGTPTAAAGKTDPRVHVREMVREAQRNGVTVLSIGISNFNQSDMYDEFIPYSGPEVTTRLVQWLRRKFAHIADGATF from the coding sequence ATGACCCGCGAAGAGATCGAATCGGTGTATAGCCGGGATGTTTTGGACCGGAATTGGTGGGGAAATTTCCCGGAACCGTTGGATTTATTGGGAAAAGATTTTCCGAAGACGGCCGATATCTATCGATTGATGCCGGTATGTGCCCGCATTGCCTTGCATATGGGAGGTGAATTGCCACGGATTATTTTTTCGAAAGAGGGGAGAGCCAGGATGGATTTCAATTCCGTGGTGATGAATCCCGAGATTCTTTCGTTGAAAGTGAGTGAACAGGTTCGGGCAGAAGTTTTTTTCGGCCAATATATTCATCAGGTCGGGCATATTTGTTATAGCCGGGGAGTATACGAAAAATACCGCTGTACACTTCAGCAAAAATATTTTATCCATCTGATAGAAGATCGTCGGATAGAAGGGAGGATTGCCCGGGTATATCCGGGATATTATTATTATCTGAACGCTGCCCGCCGGATGCAGTTTACACTGGCCTTACTGAGGGCTGAACAGGAATTGAAGTTTACCGATTTGGACGATGTGCGCTATAACTATCTGGCTACCCGGGTCCTTTTTCCTGAATTGCTGGAATATGAAGTGTTTAAAACCCGTTTGCTTCCTCACCGGAGCCGGTTGGGATGGATCGACGGCCTATTGGATACGATTACGGATTATGCTTCCCTGGAACCACGACAAGTGGTGGAGCTGGCACAACAAATCAGTGCCCGTTTTATAACTAAGGACGAGGAGTTACCGCCGATGTTCAATTATTATTCCAGGGTAATGATGAATCTGCCTCTGGAAGTGGAAGGAGCTCCGGTGGATATCGATGTCAAGATCCTCGACGATCTGTTTTTGGATTTGAGTAAATCGCTGGATTTGGTGCCTTGGGCCGATATCGAAGAGGATACGAAAGGGGCTTTGAAACGGGCCGGAAGTCCTGTTGCAGAACGCTATCGGGAACTGGATGCCTCTTGTGGGGTAGTAGATCCGGTCTTGATGCGGAGAGCAAGGGAATTAGCCGCTAAAATCCGGCTGAACTTTCTGACCTTTCAGGCAAAGATGAATAAAGCTTGTGTTTTTTATGAGCAGGAGAGCGGGGATTTGGATGAAGACGAATTGTATCGGGTGCATTTGAATCCTCATATTTTTATCGAGGAGTTGCCTGCCCCTTCGGCTTTGCTGGAAGTGGTGATTATGCTCGATTTATCGGGATCGATGACCGATGAAAATAAACTGGAATTGCAGTTGGTGTTATCGGTCGCTCTGGCGCTTGCTTTCGAAGCCAATCCGGATATCCGATTTTCTATTTATGGTCACCGGGTAAAGCAGGAAAGGGTTGAAATCGTCCGGTTTCATGAACCCGGGAAACGTCTGGAGATCAAAAAGCTTTTTTCTCAAGAGGGAATGTATGTCAATGCCGATGGATTCGCTATCCATTATGCTACGCAGAAATTCCGGACTACCACACAGAATAAATTACTGTTTATGATTTCCGACGGCACACCGACAGCAGCTGCCGGTAAGACCGATCCGCGGGTACATGTCCGGGAAATGGTCCGGGAGGCCCAACGGAATGGAGTCACTGTACTTTCTATCGGGATTTCGAATTTTAACCAGTCGGATATGTACGACGAATTTATTCCCTACTCCGGACCGGAAGTCACCACCCGGCTCGTCCAATGGTTAAGGCGGAAATTTGCCCATATTGCCGATGGGGCGACCTTTTAA
- a CDS encoding AAA family ATPase: MQSNKTTASLLQPDLFPDFRTASFSPPKHSRDLCIPQRKWEFLCHTLYLGKYPFLLGPKGCGKSSVAMELADAMEMDYFGFDMGQAFKPKKMFVGGLVIGDEGKTLAVRSEFFKAFTSDRPTLIFLDELTRIPMVAANFLMTILDRRQSYLYDEDSGVRYNKGTNVQFVAAGNTGFAYVSTQRLDSAFEDRFIKVQLDYLTPEEEAALMMQRYPLVKASAAAQLAEIARLLRQAEQKEALTVSLSTRQVLDAAAYLQLGYSVREVVEEVILTNYVIAGEQLVARSLVQMV, encoded by the coding sequence ATGCAATCGAATAAGACAACTGCCTCGCTACTACAACCGGACTTGTTTCCGGATTTTCGGACCGCTTCTTTCAGTCCTCCGAAACATTCCAGGGATTTGTGTATTCCTCAACGGAAATGGGAATTTTTATGCCATACTTTGTATCTGGGGAAATATCCTTTTCTGCTGGGGCCGAAAGGATGTGGTAAATCATCGGTGGCGATGGAATTGGCCGATGCTATGGAAATGGACTATTTCGGTTTCGATATGGGGCAGGCATTTAAGCCGAAGAAAATGTTTGTCGGTGGGTTGGTTATCGGGGATGAAGGGAAAACCCTGGCGGTCCGTTCCGAATTTTTCAAGGCTTTCACTTCCGATAGGCCTACGTTGATCTTCCTGGACGAGCTGACCCGTATCCCGATGGTGGCTGCTAATTTTCTGATGACGATTCTGGACCGGCGACAGTCGTATCTGTATGACGAGGATTCGGGTGTTCGCTATAATAAAGGCACGAATGTACAATTCGTCGCTGCCGGTAACACCGGGTTTGCTTATGTTTCTACCCAACGGCTGGACTCTGCTTTCGAAGATCGGTTTATCAAGGTACAATTGGATTACCTGACTCCCGAGGAGGAAGCGGCATTGATGATGCAGCGTTATCCTTTGGTAAAAGCTTCTGCAGCGGCTCAACTGGCAGAGATAGCCCGTTTATTGCGACAGGCCGAACAAAAAGAGGCTCTTACCGTGTCGTTGTCCACCCGACAGGTTTTGGATGCCGCAGCCTATTTGCAGTTGGGCTATTCTGTCCGCGAGGTGGTCGAAGAGGTTATTCTGACCAATTATGTGATTGCCGGTGAGCAGTTAGTGGCCCGCTCGTTAGTACAGATGGTATGA